A single Blastococcus colisei DNA region contains:
- a CDS encoding Chromate resistance protein ChrB, translated as MSDRSSRPPGAGEWVLLSYRLPREPSGPRTTLWRRLKRLGVAQLADGLVALPADARTREQLEWLAGDVQEADGTAGLWVARPATAEQERELAAGMAAARAQEYRALAEACRAAADADQPDRVRALRRLRTEWRAVNRRDFFPPLERELAAAAMRDLAAAVADVEHGDPAALASEPAP; from the coding sequence GTGTCTGATAGGTCGTCCCGTCCGCCCGGTGCCGGCGAATGGGTGCTGCTCTCCTACCGGTTGCCGCGCGAGCCGTCCGGGCCACGGACCACGCTGTGGCGGCGGTTGAAGCGGCTGGGCGTGGCCCAGCTGGCCGACGGCCTGGTCGCGCTGCCGGCAGACGCCCGGACGCGGGAGCAGTTGGAGTGGCTGGCCGGGGACGTGCAGGAGGCCGACGGGACCGCGGGACTCTGGGTCGCGCGGCCGGCCACCGCGGAGCAGGAGCGAGAACTGGCGGCCGGGATGGCGGCCGCCCGGGCTCAGGAGTACCGAGCCCTGGCCGAGGCATGCCGCGCGGCAGCCGACGCGGACCAGCCCGACCGGGTCCGGGCGCTGCGCCGGTTGCGGACCGAGTGGCGAGCAGTGAACCGGCGGGACTTCTTCCCGCCGCTGGAGCGCGAGCTGGCCGCCGCGGCCATGCGCGATCTCGCGGCTGCAGTGGCGGACGTAGAGCATGGCGATCCGGCCGCCCTCGCGTCGGAGCCGGCACCGTGA
- a CDS encoding chromate resistance protein ChrB domain-containing protein — protein sequence MKWATRIGVHIDRAACAWLIRRFLDSGAEFLFVADPTQVPADAIPFDMRGVDLGHHGGDCSFETILRRRDLTDPVLWRIAEAVHEADLEDERFDAPEAAGLDVILRGLSMTGTDEHTLAVSGPIFDGLYEYHRRRLLLGREPA from the coding sequence GTGAAGTGGGCGACCCGGATCGGCGTGCACATCGATCGTGCCGCCTGCGCCTGGCTGATCCGGCGCTTCCTCGATTCGGGGGCCGAGTTCCTCTTCGTCGCCGACCCGACCCAGGTGCCGGCCGACGCGATCCCGTTCGACATGCGCGGGGTCGACCTCGGCCACCACGGCGGTGACTGCTCCTTCGAGACGATCCTGCGCCGCCGCGACTTGACCGACCCGGTGCTCTGGCGGATCGCCGAGGCCGTCCACGAGGCGGACCTCGAGGACGAGCGCTTCGACGCCCCCGAGGCCGCCGGCCTGGACGTCATCCTGCGCGGATTGTCGATGACCGGCACCGACGAGCACACCCTGGCGGTCTCCGGCCCGATCTTCGACGGGCTCTACGAGTACCACCGCCGCCGCCTGCTGCTCGGCCGCGAGCCGGCCTGA
- the chrA gene encoding chromate efflux transporter: MNRDARPEQDPGRSAPAEVSEPEPSVVRPHEQTVVPFGTAVRAWFAISLQTFGGPAGQIAVMQRSLVDEKRWIGQRRFLHALNYCTLLPGPEAQQLATYVGWLLHGTRGGLVAGGLFVLPGMVALLALSAIYVAFGTTTAITAVFAGLGAAVLAIVVQAVIRVAKKALDSRALVVLAVASFVALALFGVPFPVVVALAGVAGWALGRWLPSALPDKKASDGPDEGPPPVISDDVLHHEAPTTRRTLKVLLVGLLVWGVPIAAVALLTGAGSVFTEQGLFFSGAAVVTFGGAYAVLAYVAQQAVEVYGWLAPREMVRGLALAETTPGPLIMVVQFVAFLGAYRNPGDLDPWVAAVLASLLVTWVTFVPSFLFVLLGAPYMERLRGNRSLSAALTGITAAVVGVIANLGVYFAVHTLFSDTVDVDSGPLAFELPDLTTLRPVAVAIAVVAAVLLLRVKWSVLRTLGVCAVLGLLAGLTGLPVA; this comes from the coding sequence ATGAACCGCGACGCCCGCCCCGAGCAGGACCCCGGCCGCTCAGCGCCGGCCGAAGTCTCGGAACCCGAACCCTCGGTGGTGCGACCGCACGAGCAGACGGTGGTGCCCTTCGGCACCGCGGTGCGTGCCTGGTTCGCCATCTCGCTGCAGACCTTCGGCGGTCCGGCCGGCCAGATCGCTGTCATGCAGCGCTCCCTGGTCGACGAGAAGCGCTGGATCGGCCAGCGCCGCTTCCTGCATGCCCTCAACTACTGCACGCTGCTGCCCGGCCCCGAGGCCCAACAGCTCGCGACCTACGTGGGCTGGTTGCTGCATGGGACCCGCGGTGGACTCGTCGCCGGCGGCCTGTTCGTTCTCCCCGGAATGGTCGCGCTGCTGGCGCTCTCGGCGATCTACGTCGCCTTCGGCACCACGACCGCGATCACCGCCGTGTTCGCCGGGCTCGGCGCGGCCGTGCTGGCCATCGTCGTGCAGGCCGTCATCCGCGTGGCCAAGAAGGCGCTGGACAGTCGAGCATTGGTCGTCCTCGCGGTCGCCTCGTTCGTCGCGCTGGCGCTTTTCGGCGTGCCCTTCCCGGTGGTCGTTGCCCTCGCCGGGGTGGCCGGCTGGGCACTCGGCCGGTGGTTGCCGTCCGCGCTCCCCGACAAGAAGGCATCCGACGGTCCGGACGAGGGTCCGCCGCCGGTGATCTCCGACGACGTGCTGCACCACGAGGCTCCCACCACCCGCCGCACGCTCAAGGTGCTGCTCGTCGGGCTGCTCGTGTGGGGCGTGCCGATCGCGGCGGTCGCGCTGCTGACCGGCGCGGGCAGCGTCTTCACCGAGCAGGGCCTGTTCTTCTCGGGTGCCGCCGTGGTGACGTTCGGCGGCGCCTACGCGGTGTTGGCCTACGTCGCCCAGCAGGCCGTCGAGGTCTACGGCTGGTTGGCCCCGCGCGAGATGGTCCGCGGCCTGGCGCTGGCCGAGACGACGCCAGGCCCGCTGATCATGGTGGTGCAGTTCGTCGCCTTCCTCGGCGCCTACCGCAACCCCGGCGACCTCGACCCGTGGGTGGCCGCCGTCCTGGCTTCGCTGCTGGTCACCTGGGTGACGTTCGTGCCGAGCTTCCTGTTCGTTCTGCTCGGCGCGCCGTACATGGAGCGGCTGCGCGGCAACCGGTCGCTGTCCGCGGCGCTGACCGGCATCACCGCCGCCGTCGTCGGCGTCATCGCCAACCTGGGCGTCTACTTCGCCGTCCACACGCTGTTCTCCGACACCGTCGACGTCGACAGCGGCCCCCTGGCGTTCGAGCTGCCCGACCTGACCACGCTGCGGCCCGTCGCCGTCGCGATCGCCGTCGTGGCCGCCGTCCTGCTGCTCAGGGTCAAGTGGTCGGTGCTGCGAACCCTGGGCGTCTGCGCCGTTCTCGGTCTTCTGGCCGGGCTCACGGGACTACCGGTCGCCTAG
- a CDS encoding aminoglycoside phosphotransferase family protein — protein sequence MGRADVYSQPDAPDPVLPAALVAELGRGHLPDDLVLDGDATVEVDESGGEARVYLLNGAARDGRGPAPARGHGGVVVKTQRPHRLRPRTSLAKEAALLTALAGALAGRIPRVYGYDCVETDVGWVEFIVMSRIPGRAVGRTSLPPPTRRELLRELAGVLRVVHALDAGGLRTAGVLPVAEGAAGLRERLEPNFADLVENLTSRPDRWPLDVSPGHVAERALAALPRHLDQPPVALHSNPGPTHAFTDPAGRFTGLIDFGDAYASHPALDLRSWPDPHDRLALREHYLQGAAPSAEWDAVWTAAMIYADLAALAGSSAHAHRAAADLTDRLGQV from the coding sequence ATGGGGCGCGCCGATGTGTACAGCCAGCCGGACGCGCCGGACCCGGTGCTGCCTGCCGCGCTCGTGGCGGAGCTGGGCCGAGGCCATCTCCCCGACGACCTCGTACTCGATGGGGACGCGACGGTGGAGGTGGACGAGTCGGGCGGTGAGGCCCGCGTCTACCTGCTCAACGGGGCGGCACGTGACGGGCGGGGACCGGCGCCGGCACGCGGCCACGGCGGTGTGGTGGTCAAGACGCAGCGGCCGCACCGGCTGCGGCCGCGCACGAGCCTGGCGAAGGAAGCCGCGCTGCTGACCGCGCTGGCGGGTGCGCTGGCCGGCCGGATCCCGCGGGTGTACGGCTACGACTGCGTGGAGACCGACGTCGGCTGGGTCGAGTTCATCGTCATGAGCCGGATCCCCGGGCGGGCCGTGGGGCGCACCTCGCTGCCGCCCCCGACGCGGCGTGAGCTGCTGCGCGAGCTGGCCGGGGTGCTGCGGGTCGTGCACGCCCTCGACGCCGGCGGCCTCCGGACGGCCGGGGTGCTGCCGGTCGCGGAGGGCGCGGCCGGGCTTCGGGAGCGGTTGGAGCCCAACTTCGCCGACCTCGTCGAGAACCTGACGAGCCGGCCGGACCGGTGGCCGCTCGACGTGTCTCCCGGTCACGTCGCGGAGAGGGCGCTGGCGGCGCTCCCCCGGCACCTGGACCAGCCGCCCGTGGCGCTGCACTCCAACCCGGGTCCCACGCACGCGTTCACCGACCCGGCCGGCCGGTTCACGGGGCTGATCGACTTCGGTGACGCCTACGCATCCCACCCCGCGCTGGACCTCCGGTCGTGGCCGGACCCGCACGACCGACTCGCGCTGCGCGAGCACTACCTGCAGGGGGCAGCCCCGAGCGCCGAGTGGGACGCGGTCTGGACGGCAGCGATGATCTACGCGGACCTGGCCGCGCTGGCCGGCTCGTCGGCGCACGCACACAGGGCGGCTGCCGACCTGACCGACCGGCTCGGGCAGGTGTGA
- a CDS encoding ABC transporter ATP-binding protein: MAVHEPRRTAAPSLWRGMRPYARQVAGLLTIGSLCGLLMNTAVVLPAVLLGHAVDTVLAHDRGAVNGGAVTRAVLLLIAGTLATEIPRIGKRYWLGVCRNRIKANVRADAVRGVLSWPADRLHRTSVGEVMGRVVGDVEVLGRGVGEVIVETWDTLLFSLALAVAMLIYDPSLGLLALAPVPIALALAKAVGARVSRRTLRAREANAAVTTFAQEGLTGLRALRASGRGGAYAARLRALAVEQADAELAAARLEAVLAPVYTLLVTSGVLAIIGVGGGRVIAGELSVGDLVALLGLFGRFTGRAFRIPQMVNRVQAAGVAYTRLAPLLATPPPLAAEPRRASWLTDRIAGMPDDDPPTPRLPVPSPRAGPAEVSLRRVTFAYPGAGTPALRDVTLDIPPGALVAVTGSVGSGKSALARLVAGLYPPGTGQVTVDGVEPHAWPPRNRDSVGYLPQGHPVFSGTVADNVLLHDPGQPADRARLDEALTVAALKEEVAAMPAGACTGIGELGVQVSGGQRQRIALARSLAAPALRPRLLVLDDPFSALDLQTEVRIIGALRAAVGPDAPAEHRATVLLFSTRLASFPCAELVVVLDAGQVAEQGSHEALLGSGGLYARIFQAQRHARQTPVMAGPPPGVDQ; this comes from the coding sequence GTGGCTGTGCACGAGCCCCGCAGGACGGCGGCTCCGTCGCTGTGGCGGGGCATGCGCCCCTACGCCCGCCAGGTCGCGGGGCTGCTCACCATCGGATCGCTGTGCGGCCTGCTGATGAACACCGCGGTCGTGCTGCCCGCCGTACTGCTCGGCCACGCCGTGGACACCGTGCTGGCCCACGACCGAGGTGCGGTGAACGGCGGCGCGGTGACCCGCGCCGTCCTCCTCCTGATCGCCGGAACCCTGGCCACCGAGATCCCCAGGATCGGGAAGCGCTACTGGCTCGGCGTCTGCCGAAACCGGATCAAGGCCAACGTGCGGGCCGACGCCGTCCGCGGGGTGCTGTCCTGGCCGGCCGACCGGCTGCACCGGACCTCGGTCGGCGAGGTCATGGGCCGCGTCGTCGGCGACGTCGAGGTGCTGGGTCGCGGCGTCGGCGAGGTGATCGTGGAGACCTGGGACACGCTGCTGTTCTCGCTCGCCCTCGCGGTCGCCATGCTGATCTACGACCCCAGCCTGGGCCTGCTGGCGCTCGCGCCCGTCCCGATCGCGCTGGCACTGGCGAAGGCGGTCGGCGCGAGGGTCAGCCGTCGCACGCTGCGGGCCCGGGAAGCGAACGCCGCGGTGACGACGTTCGCCCAGGAGGGGCTGACCGGTCTGCGGGCACTGCGTGCGTCGGGCCGGGGTGGCGCCTACGCAGCGCGGCTCCGCGCACTCGCCGTCGAGCAGGCGGACGCCGAGCTCGCCGCGGCCCGCCTCGAAGCCGTCTTGGCGCCGGTCTACACGCTGCTGGTCACCAGCGGCGTCCTGGCCATCATCGGGGTCGGCGGCGGGCGGGTCATCGCCGGGGAGCTCAGCGTCGGCGACCTGGTCGCCCTACTGGGGCTCTTCGGCCGGTTCACCGGCCGGGCCTTCCGGATCCCGCAGATGGTCAACCGGGTGCAGGCGGCCGGAGTCGCCTACACCCGGCTCGCGCCGCTGCTGGCCACCCCACCGCCGCTCGCCGCGGAGCCCCGGCGGGCCAGCTGGCTCACCGACCGGATCGCGGGGATGCCCGACGACGACCCACCCACGCCCCGACTCCCTGTGCCCTCGCCCCGCGCCGGGCCGGCCGAGGTGAGCCTGCGACGCGTGACCTTCGCCTATCCCGGAGCCGGCACGCCGGCGCTGCGCGACGTCACCCTGGACATCCCACCGGGCGCCCTTGTCGCGGTGACCGGCTCGGTCGGATCGGGCAAGTCGGCGCTGGCCCGCCTGGTGGCGGGTCTGTATCCGCCCGGCACCGGGCAGGTGACGGTGGACGGCGTAGAACCGCACGCCTGGCCGCCGAGGAACCGCGACTCCGTCGGCTACCTCCCGCAGGGCCATCCGGTGTTCTCCGGAACCGTCGCCGACAACGTGCTGCTGCACGACCCCGGGCAACCCGCCGACCGCGCCCGGCTCGACGAGGCCCTGACCGTCGCCGCGCTGAAGGAGGAGGTTGCCGCCATGCCGGCCGGGGCCTGCACCGGCATCGGAGAGCTGGGCGTGCAGGTGTCCGGTGGGCAACGGCAGCGGATCGCCCTGGCCCGCAGCCTGGCCGCACCGGCGCTCCGTCCCCGGTTGCTGGTGTTGGACGACCCGTTCTCCGCCCTGGACCTGCAGACCGAGGTCCGCATCATCGGCGCACTGCGCGCCGCGGTCGGCCCCGACGCGCCGGCCGAGCACCGCGCCACGGTGCTGCTGTTCTCCACCCGCCTGGCCTCCTTTCCCTGCGCCGAACTCGTGGTGGTGCTCGACGCTGGCCAGGTCGCCGAGCAGGGCAGCCACGAGGCCCTGCTGGGCAGCGGGGGCCTCTACGCGCGGATCTTCCAGGCCCAGCGGCACGCCAGGCAGACGCCGGTGATGGCCGGGCCCCCTCCCGGGGTCGACCAGTGA
- a CDS encoding ABC transporter ATP-binding protein: MTARIVGRPPPVRLSRHLGSLVSPWRARLLAVGVLVLAAAVVELVPPLVVRHVIDHSLVRGNVRELGTAAAVYLAAATAVAALSAGYGYLAATVAQRSLAVLRTRLFSHLLALPTGYHDRTPVGDSISRTTADIDAIDDLFSSSVAGLLGQVVRLLTLAVAMTVLSPILAAAAALVIPPLLLVTNVLRRRVRDAERATRIAVGAVNARLAEDLSGVEVIRAFGRQLSFADRVRRALRTWLQAGNRSVLFNAFYAPVLGVLAAVVTALLLWLGGRDALGAFGVTVGTLTAFVLLFARFFTPLVNLGDEWQTVQGALAGAERVFAVLELPTDAGGPTGPADLAVGGSPPAAAAPSAPGAACPRTRPVIEVEDVSFGYLPGRPVLHGISLTVSAGQHVAIVGRTGAGKSSILSLLAGLHAPWSGRVALAGGDPTGMDDGTRRALLGYVPQTVALFSGTVADNITLGDPELTAEQVRGAARISGADSFIEALPDRYDTVLSDTGRGCGVQLSAGQRQLLALSRALVTEPAVLLLDEPTSVVDGAGDAAFRDALRDRVLPGGTAVLTVAHRLATARDADHVLVVAHGRVVEEGDPSSLLARQSRLADLAALELAGWDWQDQPDASGADDGRPSLQRSPGAGQG, from the coding sequence GTGACCGCCCGCATCGTCGGCCGGCCCCCGCCGGTTCGGCTGAGCCGCCACCTGGGGTCTCTGGTCTCGCCCTGGCGGGCGCGGCTGCTGGCCGTCGGAGTGCTGGTGCTCGCCGCCGCCGTCGTGGAACTCGTGCCGCCCCTGGTGGTGCGCCACGTCATCGACCACAGCCTGGTCCGAGGCAACGTTCGGGAGCTGGGCACCGCCGCCGCGGTCTACCTAGCCGCGGCGACCGCGGTCGCCGCGCTCAGTGCCGGATACGGCTATCTCGCGGCCACCGTCGCGCAACGCAGCCTCGCCGTGCTCCGGACGCGGCTGTTCTCCCACCTGCTCGCTCTCCCCACCGGCTATCACGACCGCACCCCCGTCGGGGACTCGATCTCCCGGACGACCGCCGACATCGACGCCATCGACGACCTGTTCTCCTCCTCGGTCGCCGGACTCCTCGGCCAGGTCGTCCGACTGCTCACCTTGGCCGTGGCCATGACCGTGCTCAGCCCGATCCTGGCGGCTGCGGCCGCCCTGGTCATCCCGCCGCTGCTGCTCGTCACGAACGTGCTGCGCCGCCGTGTCCGGGACGCCGAGCGCGCCACCCGGATCGCGGTCGGCGCGGTGAACGCCCGGCTCGCAGAGGACCTGTCCGGTGTCGAGGTCATCCGCGCCTTCGGACGCCAGCTCAGCTTCGCCGACCGGGTCCGCCGCGCACTGCGGACCTGGCTGCAGGCGGGCAACCGCTCCGTGCTGTTCAACGCCTTCTACGCGCCCGTGCTCGGAGTGCTCGCCGCGGTCGTGACCGCACTGCTGCTGTGGCTGGGCGGGCGGGACGCCCTCGGCGCATTCGGCGTCACGGTCGGCACGCTGACCGCGTTCGTGCTCCTGTTCGCCCGCTTCTTCACCCCGCTGGTCAACCTCGGCGACGAGTGGCAGACCGTGCAGGGGGCACTCGCCGGGGCCGAACGCGTCTTCGCCGTCCTCGAGCTGCCCACCGACGCCGGCGGCCCCACCGGTCCGGCCGATCTCGCCGTAGGCGGGAGCCCGCCGGCGGCTGCGGCCCCGAGCGCGCCCGGCGCAGCGTGCCCCCGCACTCGGCCGGTCATCGAGGTGGAGGACGTCAGCTTCGGCTACCTGCCCGGCCGGCCGGTCCTGCACGGGATCAGCCTGACCGTCTCCGCGGGTCAGCACGTCGCGATCGTGGGGCGCACCGGCGCGGGCAAGTCGAGCATCCTCTCGCTGCTGGCGGGACTGCACGCGCCGTGGAGCGGGCGGGTAGCCCTCGCCGGCGGCGATCCCACCGGGATGGACGACGGCACCCGCCGGGCTCTGCTCGGGTACGTCCCGCAGACCGTCGCCCTGTTCAGCGGCACTGTCGCCGACAACATCACCCTCGGCGATCCCGAGCTGACCGCCGAGCAGGTCCGCGGAGCCGCTCGCATCTCCGGCGCGGACTCGTTCATCGAGGCTCTGCCGGACCGGTACGACACCGTGCTGTCGGACACCGGCCGTGGCTGTGGCGTCCAGCTGTCCGCGGGCCAGCGCCAGCTGCTCGCCCTGAGCCGAGCCCTGGTGACCGAGCCCGCCGTGCTGCTCCTCGACGAGCCCACCTCCGTCGTCGACGGTGCCGGCGACGCGGCCTTCCGGGACGCGCTGCGCGACCGGGTCCTTCCCGGCGGCACAGCCGTGCTCACGGTCGCCCATCGGCTGGCGACTGCCCGGGACGCCGATCACGTGCTCGTGGTCGCCCACGGCCGCGTCGTGGAAGAGGGTGATCCGTCATCGCTCCTTGCCAGGCAGAGCCGACTCGCTGATCTGGCCGCCCTGGAGCTGGCGGGGTGGGACTGGCAGGACCAGCCCGACGCGTCGGGCGCCGACGACGGAAGGCCGTCGCTGCAGAGATCGCCCGGGGCCGGTCAGGGATAG
- a CDS encoding DUF3152 domain-containing protein gives MARLDLRESPRLRESNSREGRVRRFARQYGWRAYAIPLLIVATVAVLVDVAFRDAAVRSPTGEGAAEAVPAVTLPLLEETPLPTAPAEGEVGPSLPPQVAGLETYVEQGAGSLAVVDGASAVYGTGPLQRFVVEVEDGIGVDGVTFAQAVEGTLADPRSWGNGGRMSFQRVGAAEATAGQYDFRVSLVSPGSMETYCPGVGTGGYTSCRYGERAVINLARWATAVPDYEGDVATYRHYVVNHEVGHAIGNREHPPCPGPGQLAPVMQQQTLGLNGCAKNPWPYP, from the coding sequence GTGGCCCGGCTCGACCTGCGGGAGAGCCCCCGTCTGCGGGAATCGAATTCTCGGGAGGGTCGGGTCCGCCGCTTCGCCCGGCAGTACGGCTGGCGCGCCTATGCCATCCCCCTGCTCATCGTCGCCACGGTTGCCGTCCTGGTCGATGTGGCGTTCCGCGACGCGGCGGTGCGCTCGCCCACCGGTGAGGGCGCGGCGGAGGCGGTGCCAGCCGTCACGCTGCCTCTCCTGGAGGAGACCCCGTTGCCTACCGCCCCGGCCGAGGGAGAGGTCGGGCCCAGCCTGCCGCCGCAGGTCGCCGGCCTGGAGACCTACGTCGAGCAGGGCGCCGGCAGCCTCGCCGTCGTCGACGGCGCCTCAGCGGTCTACGGGACCGGCCCCCTGCAGCGCTTCGTCGTGGAGGTCGAGGACGGCATCGGGGTCGACGGTGTGACGTTCGCGCAGGCTGTGGAGGGGACGCTCGCCGACCCACGGTCGTGGGGTAACGGTGGCCGGATGTCCTTCCAGCGCGTCGGGGCGGCCGAGGCGACGGCGGGGCAGTACGACTTCCGGGTGAGTCTGGTCAGCCCCGGGAGCATGGAGACGTACTGCCCGGGCGTCGGGACCGGCGGATACACCTCCTGCCGGTACGGCGAGCGGGCTGTCATCAACCTGGCCCGCTGGGCGACCGCCGTCCCGGACTACGAGGGCGACGTCGCCACCTACCGCCACTACGTCGTGAACCACGAGGTCGGTCATGCAATCGGGAATCGGGAGCACCCGCCGTGCCCCGGCCCCGGTCAGCTCGCGCCGGTGATGCAGCAGCAGACGCTGGGCCTGAACGGGTGCGCGAAGAACCCCTGGCCCTATCCCTGA
- a CDS encoding copper resistance protein CopC has translation MLVASVVGGLSADIVTAPPAAAHATLVATTPGESARLAAAPREVTLQFSEGVSLGAGFVRVLSVEGRRLDADAATVDGAVITVPMRDDVPEGSYVVTYRVVSADAHPISGGYAFVVGDGELVSAVEAAAGQDTDPLVAALLPLARWLGFTGVALAIGVPVFLLVCWPSGWAVPRMQRLTSVGLTGIVVGGAATFLLQGPYTAGTGLGSVFDPLLLEATAASLFGVAVIARVVVAVMLAMLLQLAWDWGEAPSAPVVASFAFMASEVVATTAAAGHPAAGPLPGLAVAVAAVHVAAMAVWLGGLIALLVGVLRTGAAVHDLHSVLPRFSVLAFGAVVALALTGLVQAVREVGALSALVSTTYGRLLMAKLVVVLCLLGVAGVSRAWVQRHLGTARRRPPSRRVTAHAFAAVGGEAVGDEVPDPQVDVPATAGVDDIRSLCGSVLLEVAIGAVVLVASAFLVGTPPARSALSQAVDVTVPLQSDAGATTGSVRISVAPAEPGQNALDVYLFDEVGGLVQPRGIRVTLTEAEQEVGPLDVELVRRGPGHLAGSGFSIPGPGTWALTVIVRLDEFTAASASTDIRVR, from the coding sequence ATGCTCGTGGCATCGGTCGTCGGCGGTCTGTCGGCGGACATCGTCACCGCTCCGCCCGCTGCAGCGCACGCCACTTTGGTCGCCACGACGCCGGGGGAGTCTGCGCGGCTCGCGGCCGCCCCCCGCGAGGTGACGCTGCAGTTCTCGGAGGGCGTGTCACTCGGTGCTGGATTCGTGCGGGTGCTGAGCGTCGAGGGCCGACGGCTGGACGCCGATGCAGCCACCGTGGACGGCGCCGTCATCACGGTTCCCATGCGGGACGACGTGCCCGAGGGGAGCTACGTCGTCACCTATCGGGTGGTCTCCGCGGACGCGCACCCGATCTCCGGCGGGTACGCCTTCGTCGTCGGCGACGGCGAGCTGGTGTCCGCGGTAGAGGCGGCGGCCGGCCAGGACACCGACCCGCTGGTGGCCGCCCTGCTCCCTCTGGCTCGCTGGCTCGGCTTCACCGGCGTCGCGTTGGCGATCGGGGTGCCGGTGTTCCTGCTCGTGTGCTGGCCGAGTGGTTGGGCCGTGCCGCGGATGCAGAGGCTGACCTCGGTCGGGCTGACGGGCATCGTCGTCGGGGGAGCCGCCACCTTCCTGCTGCAGGGCCCGTACACGGCAGGCACCGGGCTGGGCTCCGTGTTCGACCCGTTGCTGTTGGAGGCCACGGCCGCGTCCCTGTTCGGCGTGGCCGTGATCGCCCGGGTGGTCGTGGCGGTGATGCTCGCCATGCTGCTCCAGTTGGCGTGGGACTGGGGAGAAGCGCCGTCAGCTCCGGTGGTCGCGAGCTTCGCGTTCATGGCCAGCGAGGTGGTCGCTACGACGGCCGCGGCTGGGCATCCTGCCGCTGGTCCGTTACCCGGACTCGCCGTCGCCGTCGCCGCCGTTCACGTCGCCGCGATGGCCGTGTGGCTCGGGGGACTCATCGCACTGCTGGTCGGCGTCCTCCGGACCGGCGCCGCCGTGCACGACCTCCACAGCGTGCTCCCAAGGTTCTCCGTCCTGGCCTTCGGGGCCGTCGTCGCGCTGGCCCTCACGGGTCTTGTTCAGGCGGTGCGTGAGGTCGGCGCCCTGTCCGCCCTGGTGTCGACGACCTACGGCCGGCTGCTGATGGCCAAGCTGGTCGTGGTCCTCTGCCTGCTCGGGGTCGCCGGCGTCTCCAGGGCCTGGGTGCAGCGGCATCTCGGCACGGCCCGACGGCGTCCGCCCAGTCGTCGGGTCACAGCGCACGCCTTCGCCGCGGTCGGCGGCGAGGCGGTCGGCGACGAGGTGCCGGACCCGCAGGTCGATGTGCCCGCCACGGCGGGGGTCGACGACATCCGGTCCCTCTGCGGCTCAGTGCTGCTGGAGGTCGCGATCGGGGCCGTCGTCCTCGTCGCCTCGGCCTTCCTGGTCGGCACGCCGCCGGCCCGATCGGCGCTCTCGCAAGCCGTTGACGTGACCGTGCCGCTGCAGTCGGACGCCGGCGCCACGACCGGCTCGGTCCGGATCTCGGTCGCCCCCGCCGAACCCGGTCAGAACGCACTGGACGTCTACCTCTTCGATGAGGTCGGAGGACTCGTGCAACCGCGGGGGATCCGAGTCACGCTCACCGAGGCCGAGCAGGAGGTCGGCCCGCTCGATGTCGAGCTGGTCCGCCGTGGCCCCGGACACCTCGCGGGCAGCGGCTTCTCCATCCCCGGTCCGGGCACCTGGGCGCTCACGGTAATCGTCCGGCTGGACGAGTTCACCGCCGCGAGCGCCAGCACGGACATCCGGGTTCGCTAG
- a CDS encoding ArsR/SmtB family transcription factor, which translates to MFRSLGDPARLAILRHLALGEHRVVDLTAHLGLAQSTVSAHLACLRDCGLVTSRPQGRASMWSLATAPELLDVLAAAERLLATTGDAVALCPAYGEAATQ; encoded by the coding sequence ATGTTCCGCAGCCTGGGCGATCCGGCCCGCCTGGCGATCCTGCGCCACCTGGCGTTGGGCGAGCACCGGGTCGTCGACCTGACAGCCCACCTGGGTCTGGCTCAGTCGACGGTGTCGGCACACCTGGCGTGCCTTCGCGACTGCGGCCTGGTCACGTCCCGGCCGCAGGGGCGGGCGTCGATGTGGTCGCTCGCCACCGCGCCGGAACTGCTCGACGTGCTGGCCGCTGCCGAGCGATTGCTCGCGACAACCGGTGATGCCGTCGCACTCTGCCCCGCCTATGGCGAGGCGGCGACGCAGTGA